A segment of the Halovivax limisalsi genome:
GGCCTTTTATCCGGGCCCCTGAAGGGATCAGGTATGGAAGACATTTTCGTCGCCCGACTCATGTCGACCGACGTCTACACCGTCTCGCCCGACACCCTCGTCGAGGACGCCGCCCGGGCCATGCGCGAGCGGGAGATCGGCTCCGTCGTGGTCGTCGACGAGCGAAACGCGATCGAGGGGATCCTCACCTCGACCGACTTCGTCGACATCGTCGCAGAGCGCAAACCCAAAGATGAGACGCCGGTCTCGGCGTACATGACCGCGAACGTCACCACCGCCAGCGCCCAGCAATCGGTCCGCGAGGTCGCCGCCATCCTCACCGACGAAGGGGTCCACCACCTGCCGATCGTCGACGACGACGAAGGCGTCATCGGCATGGTCTCGACCTCGGACCTCGCGGCGTACCTCTCCGAACGCGAACGCCCGTCCGCCGTCTGAGGACGGAACCCGAACCGACCAGGGAGAGTCCGGATCGACGAGCGCTCACTGGTATGGGCCGATCGCATCCGCGACCGACGGCAGATCGCCACCCTCGTAGCGAACCGTCTCCCAGCCGACGGCGCGAGCGCCGTCGACGTCGGCGTCGCCGTCCCCGACCATGAGATACGCGTCCGCACTCGTCGCGGCTTCGACCGCCCGAAAGGGCGCCGGGTCGGGTTTGTGCGCGCCGACCTCGTAGGAGGTAACGACCGCGTCGAACGGGGCGAGCAGGTCGTGGGCGCGTAGCTTGGCCCGCTGCCAGTCGCCGACGCCGTTCGTACACACCGCGAGTTCTGAGTCGGCTCCCAGCCGGTCGAGTGCCGCGAATGTGCCAGGGGGCGGTTCGAACCGCTCGATCTCGGCTTCGAGCAGCGCGTCGGCGAACGCCCCGGGGTCCGGCCCGCCGTCGATCGTCGCGACGGCCGCCTCGACCGGCGACGGGTCGAACGATTCGAACGCCTCGAAGAAGGCCGTATCGTACGTTTCGAACCAGTCGTCGTCGACGAACCCTGTCGTCGTCTCGAACGCCGCGGTGAGAACCTCAGCGTACGAACCCGACGGGCGGAGGAGCGTTCCGTCGAGATCGAAGACGATCGCGCGCATGGCGAAGCACGGCGCCCGGACCACCGTAAATACGCCGAATTTGACTCTGGCGAAGCCGGCGCCGGACGATGTCGATCTACCGCTACTGATGAGGGGAACGGGTACTGAAGCCGGGTTCGAGCAGAACTGGAACCGGCCCAGGACAGACCGTTCGAATGTAACCGCACGTATCGGATCCGCTATCAACCGAAAGTACCGGCAGCTACGTATCGATTATCCCCATACAGTTCCGGGAGAATTTAGAACGATGCCGCATTCTGATGAACGGATGGACGAACCGAAAATTACAATACCCTATCAACATTCTACCGAAATGTAGCGCATGGACGGAGGAAATTAATGCCCGAATATCAGGCACCCGGTGTGTACGTCGAAGAGCAAAGCACCGGCAGTAAATCGGTCGAAGGAGTTAGTACGAGTGTCGCAGGGTTCCTGGGCGAAACCGTCAGGGGGCCTGTCGAGCCACAGCTAGTCACGAGTTACAACGAATTCGAGCGCATCTACGGTTCGAGCCCCAAGGGATCGAATCTGGACGTCGCCATCGACGGCTTCTTTAAAAACGGGGGCAGCCGATGTTACGTCGCACGCGTCTCAGCAACCGACCCGAACGACGTCGCAACGCGGCGGCTGGTCGACGAGGATGGGACCGACGTGATGGAGTTCGAGGCCAACGGACCAGGCGACTGGGGATCGAACGTCGCGGTCATCGTGCGTGACTCCCAGCATGCCGATCAATTCGATCTCATCGTTCGATACTGGTCGTGCGACCGCGCCGACGTCATGGATCCCGATTCGGCCCGGCCGGAGCCGGCGCCGGACGTCGAAGAGGTCTATGAAGGGATGACGGCGGATCCACAGTCCAGTCACTTCTACGAGAAACAGCTCGCGAGTTCCGTGCTGGTCACGGTCGAGTACCTCGCGGACGGTCGACCGACGAACGGGCTGGGGTGGCTCCAGCGAGACAATCACGAGGTAATGACGGACGGTGGCATCCTGATGACCGACGGCGGTGCCATCGAGAAGGAAGTGCTTCACATTCCCGAGAACCTCGACGAACTCGACGAGGACGAACTCGCCGACCTCGCCGAACCGATCGACACCGACGCCGATCCCGACTCCGAGGAGTTCATCGACGAACTCGAAGCGATTCGCGACGGCGAACAGGAGATCGATCTGGAGATCGTCTCGGACCCGTCGGAGAAAACCGAGACCGACGACGAGGTTAGTCTGAAGGACTACGAAGGGGTCGACAAACCCGGAATGCGAACCGGGCTCGCGGCGCTCGAGGCGATCGACGAAGTGTCGCTCGTCTGCGCACCGGACGAAAACGATGTCCCCGGCCTGACCGACGCGCTCGTCTCTCACTGTGAAAACATGGGGGATCGGATGGCCATCCTGCAATCACCCCAGACGGCCGG
Coding sequences within it:
- a CDS encoding CBS domain-containing protein, whose translation is MEDIFVARLMSTDVYTVSPDTLVEDAARAMREREIGSVVVVDERNAIEGILTSTDFVDIVAERKPKDETPVSAYMTANVTTASAQQSVREVAAILTDEGVHHLPIVDDDEGVIGMVSTSDLAAYLSERERPSAV
- a CDS encoding HAD family hydrolase, whose translation is MRAIVFDLDGTLLRPSGSYAEVLTAAFETTTGFVDDDWFETYDTAFFEAFESFDPSPVEAAVATIDGGPDPGAFADALLEAEIERFEPPPGTFAALDRLGADSELAVCTNGVGDWQRAKLRAHDLLAPFDAVVTSYEVGAHKPDPAPFRAVEAATSADAYLMVGDGDADVDGARAVGWETVRYEGGDLPSVADAIGPYQ
- a CDS encoding phage tail sheath family protein, which codes for MPEYQAPGVYVEEQSTGSKSVEGVSTSVAGFLGETVRGPVEPQLVTSYNEFERIYGSSPKGSNLDVAIDGFFKNGGSRCYVARVSATDPNDVATRRLVDEDGTDVMEFEANGPGDWGSNVAVIVRDSQHADQFDLIVRYWSCDRADVMDPDSARPEPAPDVEEVYEGMTADPQSSHFYEKQLASSVLVTVEYLADGRPTNGLGWLQRDNHEVMTDGGILMTDGGAIEKEVLHIPENLDELDEDELADLAEPIDTDADPDSEEFIDELEAIRDGEQEIDLEIVSDPSEKTETDDEVSLKDYEGVDKPGMRTGLAALEAIDEVSLVCAPDENDVPGLTDALVSHCENMGDRMAILQSPQTAGPTQEMETPVDSSYAAYYYPWVEALDPVTNRKKLAPPGGHIAGIYSRSDIDHGVHKAPANEVIRGVQGLQHTLTKSEQDVLNPKGINCLRSFQGRGIRVWGARTCSSDPEWKYINVRRLFLYIEQSLEEGTQWAVFEPNDKDLWARIRQSTENFLKTVWRNGGLQGSTQDEAFFVRCGEETMTQDDIDNGRLIVEIGIAPVKPAEFVVFRIAQDTGDA